The region ATGTCAAAACGCTGGAACGCAAACTAGCTGACATGGAGAAGGAGAATCAGTTTCTCCGCTTACAGGCTGAGGCCTACCAAACGGTGATCCAGATTGCTGAAGAGCAATTTAACATCCCAATCGTAAAAAAGCCTGGCGCCAGGCGGCCGAAAAATTAACTCGTCGCTACCCCTTAGTGGGCATGGAGGTAATTTGTAAGCTGTTTGGCCGAGTGAGACAAGCCTGGTATGCGGCTACCCGGCGACAGGAGAAGGTGGGATTTCAGACGGATGCTATCTTACAGGAAGTCAGGCGAATACGCCGTGACATTCCAGGCATGGGCACCCACAAACTCCATCATGAAATGCAAGTATTTTTAACCCGGCATCGTATCAAGCTGGGCCGGGATCGCTTGCATGCGCTGTTGAAAGAGAACGGCATGTTGGCGAAACGAAAGGCCCAGAAGGTCACGACAACTCAATCGAATCATACGCATTTTAAATACCCTAACAAGGTCAAAAATGTGATTCCTTCTCGAGCTAATGAGCTGTGGGTGAGCGACCTGACGTATATCTCAGTGGGTCCGACTTATGCGTATCTGTACATCATTATGGATGCTTTTTCACGAAAGATCGTGGGTTGGTCTTTTGAGAAGACGATGCATGCTCAGGGAGCTTTAAGGTCACTGAATATGGCTTTGTTAGCCCGGAAAGATATCAGCCAGTCGTTGATCCACCATTCCGATCGGGGCGTCCAATACTGCTCCTGGGCGTACGTGCAACGATTACGTCAGGTGAATGCGACCATCAGTATGACTGAGTCGGGTGATCCAAACGAAAACTCGATGGCTGAGCGCGTGCTTCAGTCCCTAAAAGAGGATTGCAAACTGAGCCGTACCTTTACTTCTTTCGCGGCAGCAACTGAGGGTATTGAACGAGCGATTATGGCTTATAACACGGTTCGTCCGCACGCTTCGCTGAATTATTTAACTCCGCACCAGATGCACCAGCGAAAGCGTAAAGTCAAGTTACGCTGGTACCCCTACAAGAAGGTGAGGTACGGAAATGTACAATATGAGGGGCTCTTACGGTGATTTTAATATCTGTCCAATCTAATCAGTAGCATACGTTTTACAGTTACTGGTTTTACTTGTACTTGAAACCTTGTAACCTTTTTTGCTAATGAAATTGATAGCATTATTATTTCTGTTGAGTATGGGAGCAACAAGCTGTATAACCCCTAAATCTAGGGTGGTTCCTGCCAAAAATATAATCGTCAACACTCAAACCAAGTCGGATAAGTCATTAGGAAATCCAACTTTTCCAGTCACTATTTTCTTATTAGAACGTGATATTCCGTCAGTTATAAATCGTTTGGGAGTGGTCAGAATTGTAGCTGACCGAAATTACCTTAATGTTGACAGTACAGTTAAACAAGAATTGCAAAGAAGATGTAAAGAATTAGGGGCCAATGGGGCTTATCGGCTAAGTGAGGGCTACTATCCTGGAAATAGGCCTGAGATTCATTATTTAGTTTTTAAATATGAATGACTCTGCTTATTAGAGCAGATTTGTAATTTATTTAGATTCTAAAAGAGCATTAGTTTGTTGAAGC is a window of Spirosoma linguale DSM 74 DNA encoding:
- a CDS encoding Integrase catalytic region (PFAM: Integrase catalytic region~KEGG: yen:YE3292 putative transposase for insertion element IS1669) → MEVICKLFGRVRQAWYAATRRQEKVGFQTDAILQEVRRIRRDIPGMGTHKLHHEMQVFLTRHRIKLGRDRLHALLKENGMLAKRKAQKVTTTQSNHTHFKYPNKVKNVIPSRANELWVSDLTYISVGPTYAYLYIIMDAFSRKIVGWSFEKTMHAQGALRSLNMALLARKDISQSLIHHSDRGVQYCSWAYVQRLRQVNATISMTESGDPNENSMAERVLQSLKEDCKLSRTFTSFAAATEGIERAIMAYNTVRPHASLNYLTPHQMHQRKRKVKLRWYPYKKVRYGNVQYEGLLR